tgttcatcaacctctttcattagtgatagctaatatcttgttctatttgataattataagttctcgcttgtgacatcgtgtttgattaatcatttacacttaaaaaaaaaaaaaaatctagtattacatgcttacaattttattagtgtaatttgttcttgattaatctccacatttaaaaaaaaaaaaaaattagctttatttttgtattgtgatttttacatgcaagaaccatttgtgatctcaattccattttataagttagtattgcatgcatttgtgtCACGATCATCTAGTGTTTAAGCTCAAGTTTACACTTATTGTAGACTCAACCTTTAGTGATACCCTGATGATCATTTTAAAGGAACTGCAAACTTAGGTGATCAACATGTTTAGAAGAATTGAGCCCCAAGAGAGTTTTCGAATAAAGTACTCAAAGACcaataaatatcacaagaataATCATTATGAACAAGATCACTCTGAGCGACACCAATATGACCATCATTTAGGTTACTCTAAACATGATGATTTTGATGAGCGAGTCTTGagtcctaacaaaatagaagcccccacttttgacggtcgtcatgacccttggatatttgatatgtggattcgtgatatggatcaattcttttgagtggcataatttgtctgataataagagagttagatttgctaagatgaaactcattgataaagccaaaatttattggagagatgttgaggattgcttagagatgagaggtaaacctcctataactgactggatcaaaatgaaacaaaaacttcaagaGAAATACGTACCCCCAGTCTTATAGGAATAAACTCTTTAGACCAATGGAACAATCTAAGACAAGGGAATAAGTCTATCAATGAGTACATAAGACAGTTTAACGATTACATGATTAGATGTGCCATAAGAGAGAGTGAAGCCATGACTTTGTGTAGATTTTGTAGAGGCTTAAATGAATGATCTTAGAagagaagttgtatttcaaggtgtaTCTACCCTTGACCAAGCTTATACCTTAACTAAAGATTACAAGTTGGTCACAAAGAATCAGTGGAAAAATCGTCAGGACTCTTATAGTATCCCTATTAGGTCCCAATTCAGAAGTAGTGATTCTTTGTTAGTTGCTCCACCCCACAGACCTAATCCTAGTAACTCACAACCTTACAAGAAAGATAAAGTCAAAACGAGTTGTTAATGAAATGTCTAAAGTGAGTTCTATGGTTAAATGTACTAATTGTCTAGGTTTTGGTCATATCTCTTTAGATTGTACCTCTGAACCTTTagtcatccaaaaatataaagatctaGGTAAAGAGGAATATTGTAGTGTTGAAGTGTATGAGCCTAATCTTGAGGATTTTAGTGACCTAGATGACGAGGATGTGCAAGAAGAGGGACCCAACACAATAAGTCCTAATGAGCTTGAGAAATGAGGTTAAGAAAGAGTTTGATATGTCTGCTTTAATGGTGGAGGAAATCTTAAGGAACTCTTCAGTGGAATCACCTATAGAGATAACTATGGTCTTAGAAGAGTCTCATGATATTAGTCCTCCTGAATTATCTGATTCCTCACCCCACATGCTTGGTGTCCAGCACATCATAAGTTCAGAGCAACATGTTGAGTTTCTTGACCCCTTACCACATGCACGttatgaggaagatgaagataatcctaGTTTACTTGATTGTGTCCATACCATATCTACACAGGTTTCAGACAATGCTTGTCTCATTCCAcaccctcaatcatttagtgtTCATAGTTACAACCTTGAGGAACTAATAGAACACCTTCCCTTATCTCCTCACAATAGGATGTCTAAGTCAGCTGAGTCATTACCATGTAGGgttcataatttgcatattgagatcatgaaacaaattcaagcaagtaatgaacaatacaaatttcgaGCTGATTTACTTAAGTATCATAATGcacttaatgttggagattatttcatgatacagattacacctgaacggtgtcctttggaaaccgagcataaattgcaagtaagtagtgctagaccattcaaagtgttgcaaatgattgaatcaaatacttatgtcattaaattgccattaaactttgatattagctctactttgaacatgaaagacctcagtatttataaaatacaacccATCCCTGATTCTCCTTTTGATACCCCTACTTCATTATCCATATCTTTGgcacaaaaggaacatattaatgctactttgaatgcacaagttgtttttaccagggATGGTGAACTTCAGCAAATCCCAGTATATGAATTCGACGACCAGATTCAGACTATACTTGGATTATCAGAGGAACATCACAACAGCTTGATCCTTGTCATTGAGAGCATTATCGGAGCTGTCTTGACCTATACTCGACGGGGTCGAGTTCTTCCAACCCCGGGAGaattgatggggacaccgaaccagaaatattatttatgcacgcgtatgattatagacgatggaggatagtccaaaccattgagaaattgggctttaacttgtgttttgggtttaatttatatgaatttttagatgggttttattaatttggttttatttgttgggcttgatttaattaatgttaagtattttatttagtgggctatAAGCCCAACCCCTTattctagttagggttttagtataaataccctacttctctaaatgttaagggacttttgatgattaatgaaaaattgcagaatttgcatatctccaatctcctttcttcctcttctctagcttctttctttccctaaagcttctttcttttcttgctttaattctttttacgtGTTGTCCCGCGTCACATGGGAGGATTAAGTTTGTTACTGTTTTTCATTTCAGTGAGCTACAATGTTGGAATTGTGTTATTCTACTGTAAATATACTCGATTTTCTTTCGGAACAGATGGAGTTGGAGGCAAGGcgtgaacttgtgaagcaaaaTGTGGCACGTAAGTcacttgtaaaattatatagatATTTATGTTTCTTCCTGCTTCTATTTTCTGGTTAATAATAtcattgatgtgtttttttgttggCTTGGTGACTGCAATATTGCTTATTGTCTCCAACCTCAGCAGCTGCATTACCACAACGCCCATACTGCTCACAACACCCTAAGCAAAACTAAACTAGCCCTCGAATCATTACATTAACCCTTAATTTTAACTACATAGCAAATACTTGTTTGTTGAGTGTAGTCTCTTCATGACACTGTATATCTATATGTTTTATAAATGGCATGTTGAAGACCCTTATATCTTTCActgtttcatttcttttcctatcTTCTGCATAATTTGACAACAATTTTTGCTTCGTTCTTGAAGGCCTTTGCTCTAAAAATGTTGACTATTGAGATGCCGTTTTCATTTTCTGCACCACTTCACATGACTTTATTAGTTTTGTCAAGTAtcttaataaatgtttttttcttgactgCCAAAGTTCTCAagcaagaagaagaggaaaggaGAGCCAAAGAAGGCAGTTCTCACAAAGCCAAGAGCACTGGTAAGTTGCTATAAGGCAAGCTCTACTTTTTTTAACAGCATCATCATGCTTATGTAATTGTTGATATTCATCTACCATTTCTACAGGTAAAACTGGAGGTCCAGACTTGAAAAGTTTCATTCACCAATTTCCTACTGAAGGTATTACATTCCTTCAATGAAATATTACTAGAGAATTGTATTTCTTGACAGCAAAACATGTCATTGCATGGGAAGGATTTTCCAAAGGTTTTGTTATGTCATGCCAACTGACTTTGAATATAACAAGCATGTTCACGTGCGTACTTTTTTACTCTGCTGACTTCCGTTCTAATCATGATTTGGTATTATGGTGCTTGTTCTCAAAGGTAACAAGCTTGAGGAAGAATCAGATGCAGTTGATAGAGGAAGGGGGTCAGTTATCTTTGGCTTTTGAGATAATTTCATTTTGCTGCTTACCTTGACTGTGAGGTCAGAGATCACACACATTACGTTGCTGGTCAAAATACAACTTCTCTCATCTTAACAGTCCTGTGTTGgctatgatttctttttctaagcCAACACCGCTCAAGTCAATTGTTCCTTTAGCTCCTTCAGCCAATTATGTTCCCCTCTTGGGTCTGCTCCAAGAGTTGGTGCTCCCACTTTGCAGTTTGCACCCATGCATGGATGCATGGATTTGTGATGGTTTGAAACTGACAACCTTATTGACCACCTGAGCTTATactgttttatttaattgtgaGAACTTACTGTGCTTCTGATAAATCATTCAAGCTTGTACAGTATCATTATATCTTGTACTTTGAAGCTTCTGTTGTACTGTTCCTTGAAATATTTCTagcaattgattaattttacctACAATTACATACTTGAAAGTGGACctggttttgttttcatgccaTGACACCAGTTATTAAATTTTGCAGAGAAGATGAAGCTGGGGCACAGAAAGCAAAAGAACCTTTGTCAGAGTAAGCACACATATCTGTAATGCACATTAGTATAATAGTCATATATATCTTGGGTTAGCTTTATCACAACTGACTATTTGTTGAAGGTTGCATCCATGAGGTATGGTAAAGTGCCAAAGTTTTGGGAACTGCCTATGAAATATGTTTAATATATACAAATGAATGTCAATACTATGCAATATGTTAAAGTTTCCATTGCTTTCATGATTCTTCCTTTCAAATGATTGCCACCACAGTGACGCTCATACATCTAttgcttaaatattttttttgtaggcATTCAGAACCAACTGGATCTGGTTCAACCTTCAAGCCAGGGACATGGCAACCACCAACATGAGATGGATCATATTTTAACGGTCACCCATATTGGTAGTCATTTTCTTCACCATTACGGTCCCCGTTTCTCCATTGGTTTTTTAGTGACTAGACTCGTAAATTTCACCGATGACATTGTTGAACAAATTACATATACTGCAAACTATTTTGTCGGAAACTTTGAGAATTTTGGGAGATGGGGATAACTCGGATTGgtttagtttcataatttgtatcAGCCAAAACATAACGAGCTCAGGTTCATACCATGAAGCAGCCACATCATCCATTCAAGAAGCTTTGGAGAGATTACTCTGTTTAAAGGAGTTTTAACTTTTTGGACCCTTGTACCTTTAACAGACGAGAGTATGGACATGATAAACATCAAGCTTCTGTCTCTCTGTGTTTTCAGTTGCAATAGTTTCACATTAGcaatcaatgaataaaaatcttattattcTGTACACgattattttgcatttttttttttgctctataTTTGAGTTGGTTTATCACCACCTCAAAGAGACAGGGTCAATGCTATAGCAGGCATGGGAAcctgagagcagatgtgaagCTTCTTTATTGATAACttacctcttttcttttttcttttttagcttaAGGTGTGGAATGGAGCTTTTGAGTTTTGACTGTACAAGGGCTAACCTCTCTCAGCTGTTCAAATCTCTATTTGTCTATCTCGTGATTTTAAACGTGTGACCTCCAAATTAGATGTCCAAATGGGGGCTCGGTTGATTCTCCTTTAATAGTAATTGCCatgagcttctttttttttttttttttttttttttaagtaaataacaattacaaaaataaagattaaaattaatataaaaattaaattttaaaagataaaattaaaaaataaatattcaaaaatatatatatatatatagcaattaagagtttgaggatcaaatttgatataattagtaaataatatgatatttttaaatttttcataacttttggAAAGTCTgttttatctaaattttatagaaaagtatttttttggaaactaagctaaatttttctttgactggaaaatgttttttgttgatcaatttttataataataaataaacacaagaaaattttaaaaataattttttataaattatattttaaaaaataaaaatagccgTAAACGACATCTATATAATCGGTTCCATATGCGAAAGTCAAGTGTAATAAATTTCTCATGTGTCGGAGCAATAAGGGCACCGTGGTTCCATATGCGAAAGTAGTGTAATAAATTTCTCATGTGTCGGAGCAACAAGGGCACCGTAAAAGCATGCCAAAAAGTCCCTGTTATTTGCAGCAGTCCTAAATGGCCTGGTATTCCTCTTGGGTTTATGCAGTCACTAGTGTCCTCTCCCTAcagctccaaaaaaaaaaaaaaaaactactctcTCTACAGAACTGAATACTGGGAATTTTGAGAAATTACGAACCATGGGAGGTGCAGTGGTGCGTTAAGGCTACCTAAATTTAGGTAACTAacagaaaattattaaatagcAGGATTGATTTACCTGTCAAGAAAAAAGGTTGTGCGCAGGTAGAAAACTACAAATGCTGATGACCTTGCCAGCGGTTTTACAGTAACAGCAaatcaaaagattgaaatttaatgCAAAATTTAAAGCTCTGCATGTGGTTGGTTGTGATCCATGGCCCATCCAAccatggttgttaaaatcgcgattcaactcgtaaaatcgtacgttTTTACGAGTCAATATAGGGTTTACGTGTTAAATCGTTCATAAAACTCGGAATCAGGTAAAATCGGATTTTAAACAGTTAAAATCGTTAAAATCAGGTGAAATCGCGTGAAATCGCGATTTTACACCCGATTGAACGAGTTTGCCCGCAAGAAATATAAATGCAATTCAGCTGCCAGGTGTCGCCTGCCTATTGGCTCTACCAGATCACAATCAATTCACATTTCACCGAAACAATCagtcttctctcttttcttcagaTTCGAAATCGAAAAAAATCCCTTTCTCTCAGCCAAAAAATCGAAATCCCTAAAATCGAAATCCTCAGTCTCTTAATCTCTTTCTCTTAATCGAAACCCGTCTCTTATAGGCTCCCACTCCAGCTTCCAGTTGTCAAAATTATTTCCAGACAACTCTGTCTGGATCACTCTCTTCCCTGTCATGCCTAATAAAAAGGGCATGTCAGAGGCTGTGAGGTATCTGCCATAGCTGCTTTTGAGTCGAATAACATGGCTTTTTTCATCGACTAACTCCACGAACCATATGGCTGCTTTGCGTGATGAGCCGTGTCGTGTTTGACGAGCAGTTTCTAAGTCGTCCTCTGCGATCAAGTACTTTTCAAGGTGGCTCCGGAGCTTAACTGcctttgttttagtaaaaaactcCATCAACAATCGAAACTGCAGTCCTTAATTATGTAAGTCCTATCCTCTTAATTAGCCAGAGACAAGTACGTCCTGCTGCTTGTTACAGAAACCTTGATAACAGATTAATAGCTCAAGGATTAATAAACAAGTAATATTGAAGGAAGGTACAAGGAAGGGTGTTTGTCTTTGTGTTGGAGATGGCACAGCATGTAGTTGGTCAGAGATGAAGGTGAAGAGAAATTACAACTGTTTGGATGTTCAGTTTTTAACTCCAACCTCTACATAGAACCATTTATACCTCCTCTGTGCAGAATTCTTGTCATGGAGCAATCATATGAAGAAAAATAGAACAGAAAGGGGCCTCTGAATTTGAGTTGCCTCAATCCTATAAAGCGGAAGCCCTAGAAACCATAGAAATTCTATATTGAGTGTTTACTCAAATgttataaaatgtttggattgattattagctaatgaatttttatgtatgaatttaaattatttgttaattatttaaattatatatgaattttttatttgaaccatgtattttaagatacTTGAACTAtgtatagatttttatttaaagtatgtattttaaggtgcttgaactatgtataaatttttatttgaaacataaattttttttaatgtattttaaaattctttacgatttttttacgattttacgatccgtttttacgatccgagtttgtgaACGGCTTTCCGTTtcgtgttaaaatcgcgattttaacaaccttgcatCCAACTATATTTGCGGTGTTTAAAGTCGCAGAATCTAGAAAATGTAATTGTAAGCATTAGATATCGTCTGCATTTCATATCATATCAAACCAGACCCACCCTCGTTAGCAAAATGAGTTCTTCTTTGTTCCTCACACTCATACTAATTCTCATCTCAGCAAGCCAAGGTTGTGCAGCAGTGCAGGAGAAAGAACAGGAGAAAGAACCAGATCTGATACAGAAATCCTGCTCAATAATCGCAGGTTATGAAGAATGCGTCGCAATTCTCAGATCAGACCCTCGTTCCATTAAAGCTACCACAGTCAAACAGCTTGCCTACATTATTCTTGATCTCTGCATAGAAAACGCCACAGAGACTCTTGAAGAAATCCCAAAGTTGCAAGAGAAGTACTCGAAGCATGACCAGATTGAGGAAGCTCTAAGGTGGTGTGTCATGGCATATGAGAGTGCTATCAAAGATTACTTTCGCAAAGCTGTTGACCAGCTGGGTACAAAGTCTTATCGTGAAGCACAGTATTCAGCACACACTGGAGGCGCGTTGGGTACGGGTTGTGAACAAGAATTTTATTTCCAGGCACCGGTAATTTCACCTTTATGGCCCAGGAATCATAATTTGGCGGTTCTTGGTCTTGTAGCAGAGGGCATCGTCTCCCTTCTTCGTCTGAATGAGTCTCAACTGTAAgggtttgattattattttattttattttaatacattggaAACCGAAGATTTTAACTAGAATATTGGCATTGTAGATCAATGCTCTATTGTTGCGCCTGTTACTGCTCATCCTTTCACTGTGCATAATTTCATCCTTGGCACCTCAATTTTAGAAGAACAAGGACCAAAATTGATATTGACAAAAATACAGCCTTTATCATTTTTCCTGTTCAGAATGAGTGTAAATCTACACTTTGGTACCTCAGTGTTACTCTTTATTTTAATCTGATCCATTATGATAttggatttgttttgtttaggtAATGGAAATGATTTTCATCTTTAACAATTGTATAAAAAGTAATCGAAACTTAAAAAGTTTTACAATCATGGtgctctctctatttttttttcttgggaaaacAAAGACGGGGATGGATTTTAGGGCtcttgttcataaaaaaaactctaaaatttaacaaaattaaaagagtttTGATTAATGTGAATATTCAGACTAACTTgtatatatatcatttatttttataggtctaaaaattaatcatataaattttaagtgaACTAAAAAGTGAAGACGAGAGGTGATTGGCAGGGTTTATTTTTGGGACCGGCTTAACTTTCAGAgattacatgtatatatattaaatagaaGAAAACTTCGACAAACGCCTTGCatcatgagataaaaaaaataatcattatgtgcatgtcatttgattttctattttgaatttttgttagtgtttataattattttaacgaCCTgttatttcatgtatttttcattaaacataTACAACAACTTTCCAAgtctcaattaaaattttttattatacaagaaaattcattttcaatacTATCAcattcttatttttcattaaacttAGAATCTCACCCACGACACGGCATAGAAGGGCTAATTGGCTAGTAAGTGGTATAGTATGTCTTGGTTATGGTGATTAtattagaaattttattattgaggTGATATGCTCGAGCATTTTAGTTTTACATGGGCCTATTTAAGTACTTTAATATTTTGGGCTGAGACCTAGCTAGGTCCCTAATGAACTGGAATTGGACCATAATCGATGGATTTGGCTGCTCTCTCAGTCTTCAGCTCGCGGATGTTAGCAGAACTTATCATGTATTTACTTAAATTGATTAGGCGATTGTAGGTGTGGCACTGGCACATGTGatgaataagataaaaaaaattaaaaaaaaacctcagttTTGATGCTTATATGTATAGTTTTGAAACACGACCCAGCCTAACAAGTCGATCCGAGATTCGGTAATTTAGGGTTAAAACTAGACCgggttaaaaaacaaaatcaaaaactcGGCAGACCCGGTAGGTTAGCTTGGTAAGACTTCGTTTtaacccgttgatttttttaaaatcaaaatgatattattttgatttataaaaaaacataaagttgaCCGGGGTAACCGGTCAAAACCtgacaattaaattttaaactataTCAACTACAAGATCTTGAATCGGATTAATTACCGGATTGGGTTAAAAAAACCTGCttaattgtcaaaataaaaaccacCTGTTGCTGCTCTTTGCCATCAACTTTTTTTCCATTGATTGGCTACGCATTGCTCTTAGCATACAAAAGATACGGTGCCAGTTGCTTACCAATGGCCTACCAAACCCTTCAAATTACCGGTAATGTCAGCATCAAGATCCTCACAGGTAAAGTTGCTTCAAGATGATGATGATCTGCATTGTCTTCTTGCCCAGCCCGTCCACCACTCACCATAATTGTCGTCCTCAAGATCTTGGCAAATGCAAAGGTGCTTCGACTCATAAAAAGACAACATGGATCAGTGAAAGTAGCTGTCCAGACCTTTCTCTTTTCATGCTCCTCTTTTCTCCTGTCACTTTGAAAGAGAAAAGCACAAAAGATTTTAAAGAATTCATTggttttgaacaaaaaatctCACAATTCTTTCAAAGAAGTGATGTCAATGGTGACATTTCGCAGCTACTGCCATTAGAGTGACTTTCAGGACAACACGATGTTTGGCAAAGGTGGTGCCGCATCCCTCTCCCTCGTATTTCTTTGATGTTTGACTTGTTTTGATGTTAATTTGGGAGGACCAAAAGGGAGAATTGGTAGGTTTTGCAATTGCAACATGGACTCTCCTAGACAACACGAATGTGATCATTATGTACGAGTAGATTTTATGGCGTCCAATAAATAACTAGTGatgtccttttatttttgatttatttaaaaaaataaataaatataaatatatgagaGAAATCATaggtaaatatattattattaattttgatgagtcatgagttttattttttccatatcTTTATGTTGTTTATTCCTTTAAAaggagttaaaaagaaaaagaaaaaacctaccAATACAAaaccctatattttttttcacatgcaCCGCCATAGTGGAAGCTAGAGTATGGTCGTAAAACAATCCATATTGCGTTGTACAAATAGCATGAAAGCAttgactttttaaataaattaatagtataCGCGCACACACACTAAAGTGCCCCTCATTAGACTtggtaattatattaaaaaaaaaatcaagaggaaaagacaaaaaaacctgggtcatgagactgagataacctcactaaaagaaaaacaacttgATTTAACCTAAGTGAACCTGTTAAATCTATGATTTTGatcataagattgagataaccatATAAagaacaaactaaaataaattatgaaacttaattctcaactaACCATGTCAAACCcattattaaatgatgaaaattataaaaataaaaataaaaaaataacaaaaaattagtcAAGTTAAACTGGGTTAAActgttaaacattatttttggaTCATAAGGTcaagataacttaataaaaaataaatcaaaataaattatgaggtCTAATCCtgaatcaaacacaatattaatcgatgaaattaaataaataaataaattaaaaaaatcaagttaattagaTTAAACTGTAAAATTCATCATCTTTAATTATTCAAATGATGAACATGCTGGTTTTTTTTGACCCTTGTCATTTTCGTTTTGCTGGCTGGATTGTGGAGACATCTTCAAACTTGCATtatgaagtgaaaaaaaaaaaaaatcaaaatctcaacATTACTAGAGTATGAACAATACGAAGGTGGCCCCTTCTCTTCTCCATATTGTCAAATCCTAAGCATTGCTAAATTGACCAGCGGCTTGGGGCTATATATGTCCATGATGTTGAAACAACTTGCTCTTTTCCGCCAACCGGCTCTCAAGAAACCAGAAATAAGTTTTTGTGAGCAAATATGGaccaagcataaaaaaaaaaaaaaaaaaaaaaaaaagaaacctaaTTTGGCTTAGAAGAGTACTTTATCTCCGGATCTATTGGAACAATTCACTACAAGTGTTATAATGGTTCTTTTACACCATTAAAAGAATTTAACACCGAGagcattaaagtttttttttataagatttatttatttattattataaaattcacAAGAAATAAATGAGTCTTTTCCCATATagtaaaacaactaaaatattcttaaaaacaataaataaaataaaataaaacctaacATCAACAGacgttttagtatttttacaatgatttttttgtttattataatgTCAACTAAAAGATAAGttgatatttaatcaaatattaaaaaataattaaaatacacaatgatgcaatgaaaatacccataaaagcaaaaaatttaaacatggaGTCAAGGGGCTTCTTggtcttttcattatttttatttttgtaattataaagtAAGCTCAATAGCACTTTGGCATTTGACATGTGGCGCACTTGGAGGCGCGTGGGAGGTGTTTGTGCTTTTCAGGCGGTGCATGCAACCCTTTTATTGTGTCTTTTGAAGCGTCATCTTGTCCTCTTTCTATTTGTGTGGTGTCTGTCTTAATTGATTGTCTAGTATGTCGTCGATGGacctttctattttatttcctcttcttttctcttcttccctgAAAATTACAACTTGGTCCTATTGGTTGTTGGTATTTTAactttaatccttattcttttgatttttaatttttggtcttGATCATTTtgtagaagttttatttgttttcaatttcatccttcaattcaaattaatagtattatgtttttcaatttagtcctcattattttgatttttaattttttttcttgctccctttgt
This genomic interval from Populus alba chromosome 1, ASM523922v2, whole genome shotgun sequence contains the following:
- the LOC118033866 gene encoding uncharacterized protein isoform X4, coding for MLELCYSTVNILDFLSEQMELEARRELVKQNVALLKQEEEERRAKEGSSHKAKSTGKTGGPDLKSFIHQFPTEEKMKLGHRKQKNLCQSIQNQLDLVQPSSQGHGNHQHEMDHILTVTHIGSHFLHHYGPRFSIGFLVTRLVNFTDDIVEQITYTANYFVGNFENFGRWG
- the LOC118033866 gene encoding uncharacterized protein isoform X2, translating into MVSVMKEKRCVIFKGEGDPTSISVEWICWLNGQRKRAPTAEEQMELEARRELVKQNVALLKQEEEERRAKEGSSHKAKSTGKTGGPDLKSFIHQFPTEEKMKLGHRKQKNLCQSIQNQLDLVQPSSQGHGNHQHEMDHILTVTHIGSHFLHHYGPRFSIGFLVTRLVNFTDDIVEQITYTANYFVGNFENFGRWG
- the LOC118033866 gene encoding uncharacterized protein isoform X3, with the translated sequence MSKLLARIAGYLSNRTLVGVDKVGNRYFTRTEEIDGIMKEKRCVIFKGEGDPTSISVEWICWLNGQRKRAPTAEEQMELEARRELVKQNVALLKQEEEERRAKEGSSHKAKSTGKTGGPDLKSFIHQFPTEGNKLEEESDAVDRGRGEDEAGAQKAKEPLSEHSEPTGSGSTFKPGTWQPPT
- the LOC118033866 gene encoding uncharacterized protein isoform X1, with protein sequence MSKLLARIAGYLSNRTLVGVDKVGNRYFTRTEEIDGIMKEKRCVIFKGEGDPTSISVEWICWLNGQRKRAPTAEEQMELEARRELVKQNVALLKQEEEERRAKEGSSHKAKSTGKTGGPDLKSFIHQFPTEEKMKLGHRKQKNLCQSIQNQLDLVQPSSQGHGNHQHEMDHILTVTHIGSHFLHHYGPRFSIGFLVTRLVNFTDDIVEQITYTANYFVGNFENFGRWG